The DNA segment CGACCAGCTGAAGTAGTTCGCCGGCGAGCCGTCGGCCGTCCGTTCGTACCAGTCGTAGTATTTGGAGTCCTCGCCCGCATCGACGGTGTCCTGGAAGAACGGGTGTCGACGGGCCGTGTGGTTGATCACGAGATCGAAACAGACCTTGATGTCCTGTTCGTGGCAGGCGTCGATGAACGCCTCGTACTCCTCGACGGTCCCCAGTGCGGGTGCCGTCTCGAAGTAATCGATCGTGTCGTAGCCATGGGGACCGCCGACGGGGTCGTCCTCACGGTGGGTCGTCGCGTCGACGACCGGCGTGAGCCAGACCACGTCGACGCCGAGATCGGCCAGGTAGTCGACTTTCGACTGGAGGTACTGGAAGTCCACCTCGCCCGCTTCGGTGCCGAACGACCGGGTGAAGATCTCGTACATCGTCGCGTCCTTGAGCCACTCCGGCGGCGCGTTCAGCGGCGTGACCGCCCCCGCGTCGGCGTCGAGTTCGACCGTCTCGATGACGCTCGGTTGGTCGTCGACGGTGACGACGTGCACTCGCGCCGTGTCGTCGATAGCGTCGGCCGGCACGGTCGCCGTCGCACCGTCGACCCCGAGGTCGGAGTCGGTCAGGCCGTCCCGATCGTCGGTGAGGAATTCGACAGTCACGTCTTCGGGAGAGGTGTCGCTGTCCGGGGCGGTCGCCTGGTTGGCCTCGATCACGAACGCGTCTGCACCGGCGTCGTACTCACCGGTCGGCCGGACACGAGGCGGTCCGGCGGCGTCCGAAGCGGGCTCCGGGAAGACCCGAACCGTCAGTTCGTGCGTTCCGTCCGGCGCGTCGAGTTCGAGGACGTACCGGCCGGGGACGTCCGGATCGAACGCGACGACGTTGTCAGTCCCGTAATCGTACTCGGCGTCGTTCTCGTAGAACCCCTCGAGCTCGCTGTCCGGCGGCGTCTCGACGACTGTCCAGGTGAACGCATCGGCGCCGTAGTTGTCGGGATCGCGTTGGGGATCCGGGACACGGGGGGCCAGCAGATCCCGATCGTCCGGGGAGGGATCGCCCTTGTAATCGGCCGCTGGCGGGTCGACGAGTCGCTCGCCGGCGTGCATAACCCGCGGCGGCCCCGGATGGTGACTCTGTGGCGTGACGCCAGCCGAGAGTGCGCGTGCGGTTCCGTCTACTGTCGGCAAGACCGACAGCGCGCCGAGACCGGCGACGCTGCCGAGGTACTGTCTCCGTCGCATCTCTTGGGTGTGACGCGGTATGGACGGATATGTTTACTCAGAATCACATTTCTGTCCGTTCGATGAAGCGACGGGGGACTGACCGGTCTTGCGACAGTTGATCGGGGATGAGCGGGCCGCATCAGAAGAGTCCGGGCCGCGACGTGAGCACACGTATCGGTTGCGAGATAGGTATGCCGTCGAGATTGTGAAGACTCGTTCGGTACGAAGGGGCGAACGTCGGGCGAGACGGCCCCGGTGGCCGCGGGCACCGACGGCGAACTATCGAGTAGCACAGCATCGACGGCCCACCACCGAGTAGCAACAGCATCGACAGCCCACCACCGAGTAGCAACAACATCGACGGTCCGCCGGGTAGCAACAGGTTGAATCGGTCGCGCGTGGATAGACGAGGTATGTCCGAGTCGACACTGGAGGTTGACACCGAGGCAGCGGCGGACGCGTTCGGGGTTCTGTCCGACGATTCCAGGGTCGACATCCTGCTCGCGCTGTGGGATGCAGAGCAGTCGTCGTTCGAGGACCTCCGGCGCGCGGCGGGGATCGACGACAGCGGGCGGTTCAACTACCACCTCGATCAACTGGTCGATCGGTTCGTCCGGAAGACCGACGACGGCTACCGACTGACATCGCTGGGTGCGAACGTCGTCGATCTCCTCCTGGACGCGCGGTTCGGGCTCTCGCCGTCACCGATCGACGAGCCGACGAACGCCGACTGTCCGGCGTGTGGCGAGCGATTGCACGTCTATTACGAAGACGGGGACATGCGGCTGGCCTGTCCGTCGTGTGAGACCGTCGTCCACTACGGATTTTTCCCGCCGCGGGGCCGAGCGACCCGGACCGCCGAGGAGACCATCGACGCCTATTCGCGGCAGGTCTGGCGCGACGTCACGCTCGCTCATCGGGGCGTCTGTCCGCACTGTAGCGGTCGCATGGAGACACGAATCGAGGTCGATCCCGACTGGGCGATCGACGTCGCAGCCCAGGGACGCTGCAGGGACTGTGGGGCGCCCTACAGTTTCCCGATTGGATTGCACCTCCTCGCGGAACCGGCCGTCGTATCCTTTCTGGCCGATCACGGCACCTTCATCGACGAGCGGCGCTTCTGGGAGTTGGATTTCGTCTACGGCGATGCGGTCTCGGTCGTCTCGGAATCGCCGCCGCGGTATCAGGTCACGATCACAGCGGGTGCAGAGCGTCTAGAGGTGACTCTCGACGAGCAGTGTGTGGTGGTCGATATCGCGCGACACGTCCCACACTGATCGGATGGGCGTTACGCCAGAGACGGGAGATTCCACGGCCAAGGACACCGTATGTCTCGACAGAAACCGCAGTTGGTATGTCGCCTAGCCCACTCTGCTCGGATAAGATGGTAGACGTCAGCGTCATCGGCTGTGGTAACATGGGCGGCGCTCTGATCAGTGGGTTCGCCCGCGACGGCGAGCACCGGGTGACGGCGATCGACGCCGATCCCGACGCGCTCGAAGCGATCGAGGCGGACAGCACGGAGACGACAACGGACCTCTCGGCCGCCGAGGGAAGCGAAGTGGTCGTCCTCGCGGTCAAGCCGGACGTGGTCGCGACAGTGCTCGAAGACCTGGAGTTGTCGTCCGACCAGACGATCGTCACGGTCGCGGCGGGCGTCTCGCGGGCGTTCGTCGCCGATCGGACGGACGCGACGGTCGTTCGTGTCATGCCGAACCTCGCCGCCGAGACCGGCGATATGGCAGCCGCCGTTACTCACGAGGGACTCTCAGAGGGTGTTCGCGAACTACTGGAGACGGTCGGGGAGTACGCCGTGGTCGACGAGGAACTGATGGACGTCTCGACGGCCGTCAACGGGAGCGGGCCGGCCTTCGTCTTCTATCTCATCGGCGCGATGAAAGAAGCCGGAATCGAGGGCGGCCTCGAACCCGAGCAGGCCGAGACGCTCGCGGCCCAGACGTTCAAAGGGGCGGCCGAGACCGTCCTGCGGGACGAGCGCAGTGTCGACGAATTGATCGACGCCGTCTGCTCGCCCAACGGGACGACCATCGAAGGGATGGAGGTCCTGTGGGACAGCGACGTCGAAGGGAAAGTCATCGAAGCCGTGCAGGCGGCCGAACGACGGTCCGCGGAGATCGCGGAGGAGTTCGACGATGAGTGAAACGATCGGGACGGTCGACGCCGAGGAGATCGAGCAGGCACGCCAGCTGGCCGCAGACGCCCAGCGCGTCGTCGTCAAGGCCGGGACGAACTCCCTGACCGACGAGGACTCACAGCTCGACCGAGTCAAGCTCGACAAACTCGTCAGCGACATCATGGATCTGCGCCGGCGGGGCAAGGACGTTCTGCTGGTGTCTTCGGGCGCGATCGGCGCGGGAACGGGGCTGCTGGACAGGGACAGCGACACGGTCGAGGAAGGGCAGGCGCTGTCGACGGTCGGACAGAGCCACCTGATGCACCATTACACCCAGAGTTTCGACCGCTACGACCAGCAGGTCGCCCAGTTGCTGTTGACCGAACACGACCTGGAGAACCCCGAGCGGTTTACCAACTTCCGCAACACCGTCGAGACGCTGTTCGAGTGGGGCGTCGTCCCGATCGTCAACGAGAACGACGCGGTCGCGATCGAGGAGATCCAGATCGGCGACAACGACATGATCTCGTCGTCGATCGCGGTCGGGATCGGCGTCGACCTGCTGGTCACGCTGACCGACGTCGGCGGCGTCTACACCGGCAACCCCAAGCACGACCCCGACGCCGAACTGATCGAGGCGGTTGGCGACAACTACGACACTGTCCAGGGGGTCGTCGAGGAGACGACGACCGGCGGGTTCGGCGGTATCCAGACCAAGGTCCAGGGCGCCCGTGACGTCAGCGAGTACGGCATCCCGGCGATCATCGCGAAATCGACCGAGCGGGACGTGCTGGAAAAAATCGCCACAGCCAAACCAGTCGGGACGCTATTCGTCCCCATAAACGGTGTCCACGATGAGTGAATACGACACGGAAGCCCAGGTGACTGAGGCACAGCAGGCCGCGCTCCGGCTGGCGAACGTCGACGAAGAGACGCGCAACGCCGCGCTCAACTCGATCGCCGACGCGATCCGCGACAACGAAGACGCCATCCTCGAAGCCAACGCTGCAGACGTCGACGAGGCAGAGGAGATGCTCGCGGCAGGCGAGTACACCCAGGCGCTGGTCGACCGGCTCAAACTCGATTCGGGCAAGCTCGAATCGATCGCCGAGATGGTCGAGAGCGTCGCCGAGCAGGACGATCCGCTCGGCGAGACCCTACAGGCTCGCCAGCTCGACGACGACCTGGAGCTGTACAAGGTGGCGGTCCCGATCGGCGTCGTCGGGACGATCTTCGAGTCCCGGCCCGACGCCCTGGTCCAGATCGCCGCGCTCTCGCTGAAGTCCGGCAACAGCGTCATCCTCAAGGGCGGCAGCGAGGCCGGCGAGTCAAACCGGATCCTCTACGAGACGATCGTCGAGGCCACGGCCGAGGCTATCGACGCGATCCCGGAGGGCTGGGCCCAGCTCATCGAGGCCCACGAGGAGGTCGACCGACTGCTGGAGATGGACGACAAGGTCGACCTGCTCATGCCGCGTGGCTCCTCGGAGTTCGTCTCCTACATCCAGGACAACACCCAGATCCCGGTGCTGGGCCACACCGAGGGGATCTGTCACGTCTACGTCGACGGCGAGGCCGACCTGGAGATGGCCGAGGAGATTTCCTTCGACGCGAAGGTGCAGTACCCGGCAGTCTGTAACGCCGTCGAGACGCTGCTGGTCAGCGAGGCCGTCGCCGAGCAGTTCCTGCCCGGGATGGTCGAGCGCTACGAGGACGCCGATGTCACGCTGCGGGGCGACGACCGGACTCGCGAGGTCGTCGATGTCGCCCCCGCGACCGAGGCGGACTGGGACACCGAGTACGGCGACCTCGAACTGTCGATCAAGGTCGTCGAGGACGTCTACGACGCGGTCGAACACGTCAACACGCACGGCTCGAAACACACCGAGTCGATCGTCACCGAGGACGGCGACACCGCCGAGACGTTCATGACCGGGATCGACGCCGCTAGCGTCTTCCACAACGCCTCGACCCGCTTTGCGGACGGCTACCGCTACGGTCTGGGCGCGGAGGTCGGCATCTCGACCGGCAAGATCCACGCCCGCGGTCCGGTCGGGCTTGCTGGATTGACGACGTACAAGTACTACCTGGAAGGCGACGGACAGCTCGTGGCCACCTACGCCGGCGATGACGCTGAGCCGTTCACGCACGTCGATTTCGACGGCGAGTGGACGCCCGGTCAGCTGTCCGATCGGTAGTGGACGCCCTCGGCCTGCAGCAGTCCGATCGCTAGCCGCTCTTTGCTGGCAGACCGCCGGATTCGATTGCCACCACCGCCGAGGACTTAGTCCTGGAACACCAACACGAGGTAATGACAGAAACGGCGACGCTCGGCGGCGGCTGCTTCTGGTGTATCGAGGCGGCGCTCAAGGAACTCCGCGGGGTCGAGTCGGTCACGTCCGGCTACGCCGGCGGCGACGTCCCGAACCCGTCCTACGAGGCAGTCTGTTCGGGTTCGACCGGTCACGCCGAAGTCGTCCAGGTCGAGTACGACCCCGAGACGATCAGTTACCTCGAACTCCTGGAGGTCTTTTTCAAGGTGCACGACCCGACGACGAAGGACCGCCAGGGGCCGGACGTCGGCAGCCAGTATCGCTCGATCGTGCTCTATCACGACGACGAGCAGCGCCGGCAGGTCGAAGGGTTCATCGAGCGCCTGAACGAGGAGGTCTACGACGGTGGGATCGTCACGGAAGTCCAGCCGATCGAGACGTTCTACGAAGCCGAGGAGTATCACCAGGATTACTACGAGAAGAACCCTGCAGACGGCTACTGCCAGGTGCAGATCGAGCCGAAGGTCAAGAAGGTCCGCGAGGAGTTCGCGGCGTTGCTCGCGGAGTAGCCGACACCGTTTCGTAACCGGAACCGGAAACAAGGGCAGCGATCCGGCGACAGTATTAGGTACGTTCAAGAGTTGGTTCGGCTATGGCCATCGATCCAAACTTCGAGCAGAACCGCGAAAAGGTCGATCAGCACAACGGACACGACGTCTGGGGGCCGGTCGACGAACCCGAGTCGCTGGGGATCCACGGGACCCACGTCGCGGTCGATTTCGACATCTGTCTCGCCGACGGTGCCTGTCTGGAGGACTGCCCGGTCGACGTCTTCGAGTGGGTAGAGACGCCCGGTCATCCTGAGAGTGAGATGAAAGCCGATCCGGCCAACGAGAGCCAGTGTATCGACTGCATGCTCTGTGTCGACGTCTGCCCGGTCGACGCGATCGACGTCGACGGCAGCCGGCCGGACAGGGCCTGATAGATAGTCGACAGACAGCAACGATTCGGACCGAGGAGAGAGAGGCGGAATTGACTTACGAGGGGCACGACCAGATCGGGTATGGAGCTTGCGGCCGCGCTCCGGGCGGAGGCCCGGGACTGCAACGAGCGTCGCGTGCTCGTGCTCGCCGGCGAGCCGGAGACGACGCGCGACCGCGCGGTGGATGCGCTGGCGACGGCCGACATCCCTCTGGAGTCCACGACGCTGGTCGGCCCCGAGCCGTTCGTGAACTGTGAGCGACTCGATCCCGTCCACGCCAGCGAGTTGCTCGGTCAAACGCGAACGGCAGTCGTCTACGACGCCCACGAGTCGCTCCGTCCGAACGTGCTCGGCCAGGTCGTCGGGACCGTCGACGGCGGCGGGCTGTTCGTGCTACTCGCGCCGCCGCTGTCGGCGTGGCCCTCGCGACGGGACGACTTCGCCGAGGCGCTCGCCGTCCCGCCGTTCGGTCCCGAGGACGTGACCGGCCACTTCCGGGCTCGGCTGGTCGAGACGCTGTACGCCCATCGCGGGGTCGCCGTCGTCGACGTCGAGAGCGATACGGTCGAGTCCGATGGGCTGACCGATCCTGCCCCACGCCTGTCCGTACCCGGTCCGGCGGTTCCGGACCGGGATGACCGTGCGTTCCCCACCGAAGCCTACCGCGCCTGCCTGACGGGCGATCAATCCGAGGCGCTGGCGGCGATGGAGGCGCTTTCTGAACCGGGTGGGACAGTCGTCGTTGAGGCCGACCGTGGCCGGGGGAAGTCAAGTGCTGCGGGCCTGGCTGCGGGGTGTCTGGCGGCGTCGGGTCGGGACGTGCTCGTGACCGCGCCACAGTACGGGCGCGCCGGCGAGGTGTTCGCTCGTGCCCGGGAGTTGCTGAACGCTATCGAGGAGCCGGTAGCACTCGACGACGAGACGACGCCCCATCGGCTCTCGACTGACGAGGGACGAGTACGATACGCGCCGCCGACAGACGCCGTCGAGTTGCCCGACGATCCGGACGCGGTCGTCGTCGACGAGGCGGCGGCTTTGCCAGTTCGACTGCTTTCGGGGTTTCTCGACGCCCCCGCGGTGGCGTTCACGACGACGATCCACGGCTACGAGGGGGCTGGGCGGGGCTTCTCGGTCCGGTTCAAGGACCGGCTGGCCGAGTCCGATCGGACAGTCCGGGAGGTGCGCATGGACGAGCCGATCCGGTACGCGGCCGGCGATCCCGTCGAGGTCTGGGCGACGCGGGCGCTGTTGCTCGATGCGCGCCCGCCCGTCGAGCCGCTGGTCGCCAACGCCCGCCCGGAGACAGTGTCCTACGAATCCCTCTCGGCCGAGCGACTCCTGTCGGACGAGCACCTGCTTCGGGAGGCGTTCGGGTTGCTCGTGCTCGCTCACTACCAGACCGAACCCGACGACCTCGCGCGGCTGCTGGACGGCCCGAACGTCTCTGTTCGAGCGCTCGTACACGACGGTCACGTCGTCTCGGTCGCGCTCCTGGCCCGCGAGGGCGGACTGGACGCCGACCGGCGGGCAGACATGTACGAGGGCGCTCGGGTCAGGGGAAATATGCTGCCGGACGTGTTGACGACCCAGCTTCGTGACGAGGCCGCCGGGATCGAGACTGGCTGGCGCGTCATGCGGATCGCGACCCACCACGCGGCCCGCGGGCGGGGGCTGGGCTCGCTGCTGCTCGATCGGATCGAAGCGGAGGCGACCGGCGGATCCGTCTCGGCCAGCACGGGGGAAACTGGCGCGTGCGACTACCTCGGCGTCGGATTCGGTGCGACGCCGGAACTGGTCTCGTTCTGGGCCGACAACGGCTATCGGACCGTCCACGTCTCGACGACCCGCAACGACCGTAGCGGCGAACACTCCGCGATCATGCTGCGGGCGCTCTCGGAGGCGGGCGAGGCGCTACAGGACCGACACACGAAGTGGTTTCTCGAGCGCGTCCGGGGGATGCTCACCGACCCCCTCGCGGATCTCGATCCGGACGTGGTTCGGGCGGTGCTGTCGGCTGTCGACGGGTCGACCCGACTGGATCTCTCCGCATGGGAGTGGCGACTGCTCGCCGGCTCACCACACGGCGCAGGGCTGTTCGACACCGCGCCCGACGCCTTCCGCGCGCTCGCGCTCCGGGCGTTGACTGACGCCGGCAGCTCGACGCCCACTGGCGGTGGCGACCCCGCGATGGCCGACGGTCCGACGCGCACCGACACTGATGGCCCGACATCGACTGGCGACGGAGAACCGGCGCTCGAACCCCGGGCCGAACGACTGCTCGTTCGGAAAGTGCTGCAGGCCCACGACTGGGACAGTGTCACGGCGCAATTGGACTTCGTCTCCCGCCGGGAGTGCATGCGCGCGCTCGGGGACGTGACTGCACGACTGATCGAAGCGTACGGAACCGACGAGGCGAGAGCGGAACTGGAGCGATTCGAATGATTCGCGATCCAACGATACTCGCATCCCTGATACGCGGGGTACCGATTCCCGACCCGTTCGTCGCCGTCGCGTTCGCGTTACTGGTCGCGGGAGTCGTCTTCAGCGTCATCCCGCTGTTGCCGGGGCCGGTGTTGTCGGTCGCCGGCGTACTCGTCTACTGGTGGGAGACCGGCGACCCGGGCTGGCTGGCACTGACTGTGCTGCTCGCGGTCGGCGTGGCGGCGGTACTCGTCGACTGGCTGGGCGGGACGGCGGCCGCGAAGGGCAGCGGCGTCTCGACGCGGGTGAGCCTGCTCGCCGGAGTGGCCGGATTCCTCGGCACCGTCGTCGCCGGGCCAGTCGGCCTGCTCGTCGGCGTCGCGGGGACGGTGTTCCTGGCGAGTGTTATCCGCGAACGGGAAGCAGCCGCCGGGATCCGAACGGCGGCCTACGCGACCGCGGGCGTGCTCGGGACGGTCGTCGTCCAGACGCTGTTGACCGGCTCGATCCTCGTTGCGGTCGTCGTGATCGCGCTGCTGTGAGCGAGCCGATCGTCTCGCGGCGATAGCCGACTCGGGTAACCTATTTCACGCACGGCTGAGAAATATAAGGGAATGAGCGTCATCGACGTGGTCGGCCTGACGAAACACTACGGCGATATCCGGGCCGTCGAGGGGGTCGACTTCACCGTCGAAAAAGGCGAAGTCTTCGGCTTTCTCGGGCCCAACGGCGCGGGCAAGACCACGACAATCCGGACGATGCTGGGGTTGCTGAACCCGACCGCAGGACGGGCGACGGTGCTCGGCGCGGACAGCACCGACGAGCCGGCGATGATCGAAGCCAAGCGGTCGATCGGTTACCTGCCGGCCAATCCCGCGTTCGACGACGGTTCGACCGGCCGGGAGATTCTCGACCTCCACGCCTCGATCAAGGGCGACGATCGGCGCGAGGAGCTGCTCGACCTGTTCGAACCACCGCTCGATCGGGAGGTCAGGGAGTACTCCTCGGGCAACAGGCAGAAACTCGGCGTCGTGCAGGCGTTCATGCACGACCCCGAGCTGGTGATCATGGACGAGCCGACGAGTGGCCTCGATCCACTGATGCAACAGCGGTTCAACGAGTTCGTCCGCGCGGAACGTGAGCAGGACGTGACGGTGTTTTTCTCCTCGCACGTGCTCAGCGAAGTCCGACGGGTGTGCGATCGGGTCGCGATCCTCCGGGAGGGCGAACTCGTCACGACCGAGGCCATCGAGTCGCTGCTCGATCGCTCCGGGAAGTTCGTCCGCGCCAGGATCGCCGGCCACGTCGAGAGCGACGCCTTCGACGGCGACGAGGTCCATGGCTTCGAACGGACGCTGATCGAAGACCGCGCCGAGGAGTTGCTCGCGGCGACCGACTTCGAAAGCGACGCCGATGTCGTCACCGAGGTTCGGTTCACCTACACCGGCGATATCAACGACCTCGTAGCGGATCTCGCTTCGTACTCGTTCGTCGATCTCGACGTCGAGGAAGCCCCGCTCGAAGAGGTGTTCATGCGGTTTTACGGCCCCGAGCAGCGCGGACGAGCACCGCGAGACGAACACGGCGTCGCCGAACCTGCTGGAGGTGACGGGGGTGCTTGAACTCGCCCGTTACGAGGCGCGGCGTCGACTGAAGGGAGCACTGTATCTCACCGTCGGACTCACGCTGCTCGCGGGGATGTACATCGCGACGTTCCCGTCGATGGCGGAGGATATGAACCTCGACCAGTTCCTCGAGCAGATGCCCGAGGTCTTTCTGGAGTTGTTCAACATCGCGACGATGAACACGATCGAGGGCTTTCTCGCCGCCGAACTGTATTCGATCGGCTGGGTCCTCCTGCTGGGACTGTACGTGGCCTACAGCGGCGCGGGGCTGATCGCGGGCGACATCGACCGCGAGCGGATGGACGTTCTGCTGTCGCTCCCGATCTCGCGGGCGCGCGTGCTCGGCGAGAAGTTCCTCGGGCTGTTCGTGCCGATCCTCGTCGTGAACGTCGTCCTGCCGGTCGTCATCTACGCCGGGACGGCCGCGATCGGGTACCCGATCGATCCGGTCAACCTGACGGTCGTGCATCTGCTCGCGATCCCGTATCTGCTGGCCTGTGGTGCGATCGGGGTCGTCCTATCGGTGTTGACCAGCCGATCGTCAGTCGCCCAGCGCGGTGCCCTGGTCGCGATTTTCGGGTTGTTCCTGTTCGAGTCGGTGACCATCATCGCAGACTACGAGCAGCTGGGTTCGATCGCACCGATGCGGTACTTCGACGCGACGGCGGTGCTCGTCGAGGGGAGC comes from the Halapricum desulfuricans genome and includes:
- a CDS encoding winged helix-turn-helix domain-containing protein; amino-acid sequence: MSESTLEVDTEAAADAFGVLSDDSRVDILLALWDAEQSSFEDLRRAAGIDDSGRFNYHLDQLVDRFVRKTDDGYRLTSLGANVVDLLLDARFGLSPSPIDEPTNADCPACGERLHVYYEDGDMRLACPSCETVVHYGFFPPRGRATRTAEETIDAYSRQVWRDVTLAHRGVCPHCSGRMETRIEVDPDWAIDVAAQGRCRDCGAPYSFPIGLHLLAEPAVVSFLADHGTFIDERRFWELDFVYGDAVSVVSESPPRYQVTITAGAERLEVTLDEQCVVVDIARHVPH
- the proC gene encoding pyrroline-5-carboxylate reductase translates to MVDVSVIGCGNMGGALISGFARDGEHRVTAIDADPDALEAIEADSTETTTDLSAAEGSEVVVLAVKPDVVATVLEDLELSSDQTIVTVAAGVSRAFVADRTDATVVRVMPNLAAETGDMAAAVTHEGLSEGVRELLETVGEYAVVDEELMDVSTAVNGSGPAFVFYLIGAMKEAGIEGGLEPEQAETLAAQTFKGAAETVLRDERSVDELIDAVCSPNGTTIEGMEVLWDSDVEGKVIEAVQAAERRSAEIAEEFDDE
- the proB gene encoding glutamate 5-kinase — translated: MSETIGTVDAEEIEQARQLAADAQRVVVKAGTNSLTDEDSQLDRVKLDKLVSDIMDLRRRGKDVLLVSSGAIGAGTGLLDRDSDTVEEGQALSTVGQSHLMHHYTQSFDRYDQQVAQLLLTEHDLENPERFTNFRNTVETLFEWGVVPIVNENDAVAIEEIQIGDNDMISSSIAVGIGVDLLVTLTDVGGVYTGNPKHDPDAELIEAVGDNYDTVQGVVEETTTGGFGGIQTKVQGARDVSEYGIPAIIAKSTERDVLEKIATAKPVGTLFVPINGVHDE
- a CDS encoding glutamate-5-semialdehyde dehydrogenase, with protein sequence MSEYDTEAQVTEAQQAALRLANVDEETRNAALNSIADAIRDNEDAILEANAADVDEAEEMLAAGEYTQALVDRLKLDSGKLESIAEMVESVAEQDDPLGETLQARQLDDDLELYKVAVPIGVVGTIFESRPDALVQIAALSLKSGNSVILKGGSEAGESNRILYETIVEATAEAIDAIPEGWAQLIEAHEEVDRLLEMDDKVDLLMPRGSSEFVSYIQDNTQIPVLGHTEGICHVYVDGEADLEMAEEISFDAKVQYPAVCNAVETLLVSEAVAEQFLPGMVERYEDADVTLRGDDRTREVVDVAPATEADWDTEYGDLELSIKVVEDVYDAVEHVNTHGSKHTESIVTEDGDTAETFMTGIDAASVFHNASTRFADGYRYGLGAEVGISTGKIHARGPVGLAGLTTYKYYLEGDGQLVATYAGDDAEPFTHVDFDGEWTPGQLSDR
- the msrA gene encoding peptide-methionine (S)-S-oxide reductase MsrA, which codes for MTETATLGGGCFWCIEAALKELRGVESVTSGYAGGDVPNPSYEAVCSGSTGHAEVVQVEYDPETISYLELLEVFFKVHDPTTKDRQGPDVGSQYRSIVLYHDDEQRRQVEGFIERLNEEVYDGGIVTEVQPIETFYEAEEYHQDYYEKNPADGYCQVQIEPKVKKVREEFAALLAE
- a CDS encoding 4Fe-4S dicluster domain-containing protein — translated: MAIDPNFEQNREKVDQHNGHDVWGPVDEPESLGIHGTHVAVDFDICLADGACLEDCPVDVFEWVETPGHPESEMKADPANESQCIDCMLCVDVCPVDAIDVDGSRPDRA
- the tmcA gene encoding tRNA(Met) cytidine acetyltransferase TmcA — encoded protein: MELAAALRAEARDCNERRVLVLAGEPETTRDRAVDALATADIPLESTTLVGPEPFVNCERLDPVHASELLGQTRTAVVYDAHESLRPNVLGQVVGTVDGGGLFVLLAPPLSAWPSRRDDFAEALAVPPFGPEDVTGHFRARLVETLYAHRGVAVVDVESDTVESDGLTDPAPRLSVPGPAVPDRDDRAFPTEAYRACLTGDQSEALAAMEALSEPGGTVVVEADRGRGKSSAAGLAAGCLAASGRDVLVTAPQYGRAGEVFARARELLNAIEEPVALDDETTPHRLSTDEGRVRYAPPTDAVELPDDPDAVVVDEAAALPVRLLSGFLDAPAVAFTTTIHGYEGAGRGFSVRFKDRLAESDRTVREVRMDEPIRYAAGDPVEVWATRALLLDARPPVEPLVANARPETVSYESLSAERLLSDEHLLREAFGLLVLAHYQTEPDDLARLLDGPNVSVRALVHDGHVVSVALLAREGGLDADRRADMYEGARVRGNMLPDVLTTQLRDEAAGIETGWRVMRIATHHAARGRGLGSLLLDRIEAEATGGSVSASTGETGACDYLGVGFGATPELVSFWADNGYRTVHVSTTRNDRSGEHSAIMLRALSEAGEALQDRHTKWFLERVRGMLTDPLADLDPDVVRAVLSAVDGSTRLDLSAWEWRLLAGSPHGAGLFDTAPDAFRALALRALTDAGSSTPTGGGDPAMADGPTRTDTDGPTSTGDGEPALEPRAERLLVRKVLQAHDWDSVTAQLDFVSRRECMRALGDVTARLIEAYGTDEARAELERFE
- a CDS encoding DUF456 domain-containing protein; the protein is MIRDPTILASLIRGVPIPDPFVAVAFALLVAGVVFSVIPLLPGPVLSVAGVLVYWWETGDPGWLALTVLLAVGVAAVLVDWLGGTAAAKGSGVSTRVSLLAGVAGFLGTVVAGPVGLLVGVAGTVFLASVIREREAAAGIRTAAYATAGVLGTVVVQTLLTGSILVAVVVIALL
- a CDS encoding ABC transporter ATP-binding protein; amino-acid sequence: MSVIDVVGLTKHYGDIRAVEGVDFTVEKGEVFGFLGPNGAGKTTTIRTMLGLLNPTAGRATVLGADSTDEPAMIEAKRSIGYLPANPAFDDGSTGREILDLHASIKGDDRREELLDLFEPPLDREVREYSSGNRQKLGVVQAFMHDPELVIMDEPTSGLDPLMQQRFNEFVRAEREQDVTVFFSSHVLSEVRRVCDRVAILREGELVTTEAIESLLDRSGKFVRARIAGHVESDAFDGDEVHGFERTLIEDRAEELLAATDFESDADVVTEVRFTYTGDINDLVADLASYSFVDLDVEEAPLEEVFMRFYGPEQRGRAPRDEHGVAEPAGGDGGA
- a CDS encoding ABC transporter permease subunit; the protein is MLELARYEARRRLKGALYLTVGLTLLAGMYIATFPSMAEDMNLDQFLEQMPEVFLELFNIATMNTIEGFLAAELYSIGWVLLLGLYVAYSGAGLIAGDIDRERMDVLLSLPISRARVLGEKFLGLFVPILVVNVVLPVVIYAGTAAIGYPIDPVNLTVVHLLAIPYLLACGAIGVVLSVLTSRSSVAQRGALVAIFGLFLFESVTIIADYEQLGSIAPMRYFDATAVLVEGSYDWAGGAILLGATALLVGASMLYFGRRDIA